One Tolypothrix bouteillei VB521301 DNA window includes the following coding sequences:
- a CDS encoding quinone-dependent dihydroorotate dehydrogenase gives MDIYKDAIRPLLFTLAKTDPEWLHQQTIRSLSWLGQNRGRPPANWMNELLMRSFCLEDKRLEQNLFGLTFPNPLGLAAGFDKDGVAVPIWSSLGFGFAEMGTVTFHQQPGNPPPRLFRLPLDKAALNRMGFNNSGAPAMAVRLAEIQQDLRSIPIGLNLGKSKVTTLEDAALDYRNSFHLLKDYGDYFVVNVSSPNTPGLRSLQDASMLSSILATLQQENSLNKPLFVKIAPDLEWQAISDIISLAKTYQLAGIIATNTTISRNGLKTQIVPQTGKSPQDEAGGISGAPLRERSTEVIRFIWQQTAGQMPIIGVGGIFTPEDAWEKITAGASLLQVYTGWIYEGPAMVKSILQGLLFKLEQNGFHSISEAIGSQN, from the coding sequence TTGGATATTTACAAAGATGCAATTCGTCCCCTTTTGTTCACTCTGGCAAAAACAGATCCAGAATGGCTACACCAGCAAACTATCCGCAGCTTGAGCTGGTTGGGACAGAATCGAGGTCGTCCTCCCGCAAACTGGATGAACGAACTTTTGATGCGATCGTTTTGTCTTGAGGATAAACGCTTAGAGCAAAATTTATTTGGACTGACGTTTCCCAATCCCCTTGGTTTAGCTGCAGGTTTTGACAAGGATGGAGTTGCAGTTCCCATCTGGTCTAGCCTGGGTTTTGGCTTTGCAGAAATGGGAACCGTTACTTTTCACCAACAACCAGGAAATCCCCCCCCTCGGTTGTTCCGTTTGCCTTTAGACAAAGCCGCCCTCAATCGCATGGGGTTTAACAATAGCGGTGCTCCCGCAATGGCAGTACGATTGGCAGAAATTCAGCAAGATTTGAGGTCAATACCTATAGGTCTCAACTTGGGAAAATCTAAAGTAACCACCCTAGAAGATGCTGCTCTTGATTATCGCAATAGTTTTCACTTACTTAAGGATTATGGAGATTACTTTGTTGTCAATGTTTCTTCCCCAAATACACCTGGATTGCGATCGCTCCAAGATGCTTCCATGTTAAGTTCTATTTTGGCAACATTACAACAGGAAAATTCCCTAAATAAGCCTTTATTTGTTAAGATAGCCCCTGACTTAGAATGGCAAGCAATATCTGATATTATTTCCTTGGCAAAAACTTATCAACTTGCCGGGATTATTGCAACAAACACCACTATTAGTAGGAATGGATTGAAAACTCAGATCGTTCCCCAAACAGGAAAATCACCTCAAGACGAAGCAGGTGGTATCAGTGGTGCTCCATTAAGAGAACGTTCCACCGAAGTGATTCGTTTTATTTGGCAGCAAACAGCAGGTCAAATGCCAATTATTGGCGTTGGTGGAATCTTCACCCCTGAAGACGCCTGGGAAAAAATCACTGCTGGTGCTAGCCTTCTCCAAGTTTATACAGGGTGGATTTATGAAGGTCCAGCTATGGTAAAGTCTATCCTCCAGGGTTTGTTATTCAAGTTAGAACAAAATGGTTTTCACTCTATCTCAGAAGCTATTGGATCTCAAAATTGA
- a CDS encoding TROVE domain-containing protein translates to MNYKFFTQKKTATPQTQPIPGREAEMIQGRSGGFMFDAGTWKMLRRCLLVGTAKSTYYAGKHELTEDFVEVVRQAIAENPGRVAEEILYASDGRAINNSAPILALVLLSMGEAPEAKKAFCEIFPQVVRTGSHFYEWLNYTKSMRGFGKVVREVGKNWFAKEDVKGLAYQLLKYQQRHGFSNRDALRLFHVKPMTEDHQQLFEWVVKGWETLPETIPSAALAQIWWYEWLKRNPEKTNEAILQGRLTHEMAAPVGKMDSSAWQLLFHEMPIGALLRNLGSLTEIGVLGRNERANLKRVEAVLNNKEHLRKGRIHPIDVLKALKTYQSGGTLGRSKKTWNPVDEIVEILEKSLALSFDVVESTGKTFMHAVDVSGSMSCPIVDMGLTCCEVATTMALVTAKAEKNYAIRGFATDFRDLGITADDSFRSAVRKASNQNFGGTNASVAYDWMIKNKFKADVVCFWTDSESWAGYKHPSQALAEYRQKVNSNTKAVYITLAPYQITLVDPKDPLSWDLGGFDPGIPRIIQMLATGEL, encoded by the coding sequence ATGAATTATAAATTTTTTACTCAAAAAAAGACAGCCACACCACAAACTCAGCCCATTCCCGGACGGGAAGCAGAGATGATCCAAGGACGTTCGGGTGGGTTCATGTTCGATGCGGGTACTTGGAAGATGCTGCGTCGCTGTTTGCTGGTTGGTACTGCCAAAAGCACTTACTATGCTGGCAAACACGAACTGACAGAAGATTTTGTTGAAGTTGTCAGACAGGCGATCGCAGAAAATCCAGGACGAGTCGCAGAAGAAATACTTTATGCAAGTGATGGACGTGCCATCAACAACAGTGCGCCTATTCTTGCTTTGGTATTGTTATCCATGGGGGAAGCACCAGAAGCAAAGAAAGCATTTTGCGAAATTTTCCCACAAGTTGTCCGCACGGGAAGTCATTTTTATGAATGGCTTAACTACACCAAGTCCATGAGAGGGTTTGGTAAAGTTGTGCGAGAAGTTGGTAAAAATTGGTTTGCAAAAGAAGATGTTAAAGGTTTGGCTTACCAATTGCTGAAGTACCAGCAACGTCATGGATTTTCCAACCGAGATGCTTTGCGGTTGTTTCACGTCAAACCAATGACAGAAGACCATCAACAATTGTTTGAGTGGGTTGTCAAAGGTTGGGAAACCCTACCGGAGACAATCCCTTCTGCGGCATTAGCGCAGATTTGGTGGTATGAGTGGTTGAAGCGAAATCCAGAAAAAACCAATGAAGCCATACTACAAGGGCGCTTAACTCATGAAATGGCTGCACCCGTAGGTAAGATGGATTCAAGTGCTTGGCAGTTGCTATTCCATGAAATGCCAATTGGTGCATTGCTGCGTAATTTAGGTTCCCTCACTGAAATAGGTGTGTTAGGGCGAAACGAACGTGCCAATTTGAAGAGAGTGGAAGCAGTGCTCAATAACAAAGAACATCTGCGGAAAGGTCGCATCCACCCAATTGATGTTTTGAAAGCCCTCAAGACCTATCAATCTGGTGGTACATTGGGACGCAGCAAAAAGACTTGGAACCCAGTTGATGAAATTGTGGAAATCCTAGAAAAGTCCTTGGCGTTGTCTTTTGATGTGGTGGAATCTACAGGTAAAACCTTCATGCATGCCGTAGATGTCTCTGGTTCCATGAGTTGCCCAATTGTCGATATGGGACTCACTTGTTGTGAAGTAGCTACAACAATGGCTCTGGTGACAGCAAAAGCAGAAAAGAACTACGCGATTCGTGGTTTTGCAACCGACTTCCGCGATTTGGGTATTACCGCCGATGATAGCTTTAGGTCAGCAGTCCGCAAAGCTAGCAACCAAAACTTTGGTGGAACAAATGCTTCTGTTGCTTATGACTGGATGATTAAAAACAAGTTCAAAGCTGATGTTGTTTGCTTTTGGACTGACAGCGAATCATGGGCTGGTTACAAGCACCCAAGCCAAGCGTTAGCTGAGTACCGTCAAAAGGTGAACTCTAATACTAAGGCAGTGTATATCACTCTTGCGCCTTACCAGATTACATTAGTAGATCCAAAAGATCCATTGTCTTGGGATTTGGGTGGCTTTGACCCTGGAATACCTCGCATCATTCAAATGCTAGCGACAGGCGAACTATAG
- a CDS encoding response regulator, protein MVQWKSKFTDSTQGIVSESNLSNQVNNTIVKNNTPSLQHKDGALSSPIKEIELEEPETPASWVSSRVNPIFDLLVSRTIQTAHWTVNGNDSDAPKVLVVDDHAASRMTAVALLAMEGYEVIEADSGGTAIELVTQKQPDLILLDVMMPGMDGFEVCQLLKQEELTRLIPVIFITALNDRRSRIRGIEVGADDFLTKPFDRVELAARVKSLVQQKRLNEDLDHAEQVLFSIARAIESRDPSTGDHCERLMKLGQAFGEYLGLTRNQIRDLMWGGYLHDIGKVGIPDSVLLKQGKLTPEEWTIMQQHVLIGEKICQPLRSMRGVVPIIRHHHERWDGSGYPDGLVGEQIPRLAQVFQIIDIFDALTSERSYKKALSPEEALKVMAEETNKGWRNPELMKQFEEFVMTSCKNCLGEMGNLVLIESTLE, encoded by the coding sequence GTGGTTCAATGGAAATCCAAATTTACAGACTCTACCCAAGGAATTGTCAGTGAGTCGAACTTGTCAAATCAAGTTAATAATACTATAGTTAAAAATAATACACCGTCTTTACAACATAAGGATGGTGCTTTGAGTTCACCAATAAAAGAAATTGAGCTTGAAGAGCCGGAAACACCTGCCTCTTGGGTAAGCTCTCGCGTGAATCCTATATTTGATTTGTTAGTATCTAGAACGATACAAACTGCACATTGGACAGTGAATGGTAATGATTCGGATGCACCTAAAGTTTTAGTCGTTGATGACCATGCTGCTAGTAGGATGACAGCTGTTGCTCTTTTAGCGATGGAAGGCTACGAAGTCATAGAAGCAGATAGCGGTGGTACTGCTATAGAACTGGTAACGCAAAAACAACCAGACCTGATTCTATTAGATGTCATGATGCCAGGAATGGATGGATTTGAAGTTTGCCAGTTGCTCAAACAGGAAGAATTAACCAGGCTTATACCAGTGATTTTTATCACTGCTTTAAACGATAGGCGATCGCGGATTCGGGGAATTGAAGTCGGTGCAGATGATTTCTTAACCAAACCATTCGATCGCGTAGAACTAGCCGCCCGTGTTAAGTCTTTGGTGCAACAAAAGCGGTTAAACGAAGATTTAGATCACGCCGAACAAGTTCTGTTTTCTATTGCCAGAGCCATTGAAAGTCGCGATCCCAGCACCGGAGATCACTGCGAACGATTAATGAAATTGGGTCAGGCTTTTGGTGAGTACCTTGGTTTAACCCGCAACCAGATTCGAGATTTGATGTGGGGCGGTTATCTTCATGATATTGGCAAAGTAGGTATTCCCGATTCTGTACTGCTAAAACAGGGAAAACTGACCCCTGAAGAATGGACAATAATGCAGCAGCACGTTTTAATTGGAGAAAAAATTTGCCAGCCACTACGCAGTATGCGGGGTGTGGTTCCTATCATCCGACACCACCACGAACGGTGGGATGGCTCGGGTTATCCTGATGGACTTGTAGGCGAGCAAATTCCCCGATTAGCACAGGTCTTTCAAATAATTGATATTTTTGACGCTTTAACAAGCGAAAGATCCTATAAAAAGGCATTGTCCCCTGAAGAAGCGCTCAAAGTGATGGCAGAGGAAACAAACAAGGGTTGGCGAAATCCCGAACTTATGAAGCAGTTTGAGGAGTTTGTGATGACTTCTTGTAAGAATTGCTTGGGTGAAATGGGTAACTTAGTATTAATTGAGTCTACACTCGAATAA
- the glmU gene encoding bifunctional UDP-N-acetylglucosamine diphosphorylase/glucosamine-1-phosphate N-acetyltransferase GlmU: MVVVAILAAGRGTRMKSSLPKVLHSLGGRSLIEQVMESVKPLLPTRQLVIIGYQAEEVKTALQPIPGLEFVEQTQQLGTGHAVQQLLPYLEGYTGDLLVLYGDVPLLRSETLTNLLETHTKNQNAATILTAKVDNPKGYGRVFCNSENIVQQIIEDRDCTLEQKENKRINAGIYCFRWPDLANILPHLQANNAQKEYYLTDAVSQIEPVMAVDLEDYQEILGINDRLQLATAYEILQRRIKEKWMLAGVTLIDPASITIDDTVQLQPDVIIEPQTHLRGSTVIQTGSRIGPGSLIENSQIGENVTIRYSVVTNSIIHSETTVGPYTHLRGHAVVGARCRIGNFVELKNTKLGDHSNAAHLSYLGDTTAGTRVNIGAGTITANYDGVKKHPTTIGDRTKTGANSVLVAPLSIGNDVYIAAGSAVTKDVPDDCLVIARARQVEKPGWRLKNDE; the protein is encoded by the coding sequence ATGGTAGTTGTAGCAATTTTGGCAGCCGGACGTGGAACGCGTATGAAATCCAGCCTGCCTAAAGTTTTACATTCCCTAGGTGGGCGATCGCTCATCGAACAAGTGATGGAGAGCGTCAAACCGCTTTTGCCAACCAGACAGCTTGTTATTATAGGGTATCAAGCAGAAGAAGTCAAGACAGCCCTACAGCCAATTCCAGGTTTGGAGTTTGTAGAACAAACCCAACAACTTGGGACAGGCCATGCCGTTCAGCAGTTACTGCCCTATTTAGAAGGTTACACGGGAGATTTACTGGTACTGTATGGAGATGTACCGTTGCTGCGTTCAGAAACCCTGACAAATTTGTTAGAAACTCATACTAAAAATCAAAACGCCGCCACTATCCTGACAGCAAAGGTAGATAATCCCAAGGGCTACGGACGCGTTTTTTGTAATAGTGAAAATATAGTTCAACAAATTATTGAAGATCGAGATTGCACTCTAGAGCAAAAAGAGAACAAACGTATTAATGCTGGCATTTATTGCTTCCGATGGCCAGATTTAGCCAACATTTTGCCCCATCTACAAGCAAATAACGCTCAGAAAGAGTACTATCTCACTGATGCGGTTAGTCAAATTGAGCCAGTGATGGCAGTGGATTTAGAGGATTATCAGGAAATTCTCGGCATCAACGATCGCTTGCAACTCGCTACCGCATACGAAATTTTGCAAAGGCGAATCAAAGAAAAATGGATGTTGGCTGGCGTGACTCTCATAGATCCAGCTAGTATTACAATTGACGACACGGTACAATTACAACCAGATGTAATTATTGAACCTCAAACTCACCTCAGAGGCAGTACAGTTATTCAAACCGGAAGTCGGATTGGACCGGGCAGTTTAATTGAAAACAGTCAAATCGGTGAAAATGTCACTATTCGATATTCTGTAGTCACAAACAGTATTATACACTCAGAAACTACAGTCGGTCCCTATACTCATTTACGCGGTCACGCGGTGGTTGGTGCTAGATGCCGAATCGGAAATTTTGTAGAACTTAAAAATACCAAGCTAGGCGACCATTCCAATGCAGCGCACCTATCATACTTAGGTGATACGACTGCAGGAACCCGAGTTAACATTGGTGCGGGAACAATTACTGCCAATTATGACGGAGTGAAAAAACACCCAACCACAATTGGCGATCGCACCAAAACCGGAGCAAATAGCGTTTTAGTCGCTCCTTTATCAATCGGCAATGATGTTTATATAGCAGCCGGCTCTGCTGTGACAAAAGATGTTCCTGATGATTGTCTGGTCATTGCCCGTGCTCGCCAGGTAGAGAAACCAGGCTGGCGCTTGAAAAATGATGAATGA
- a CDS encoding DUF2256 domain-containing protein, with product MGRARSKSDLPAKMCPVCQRPFTWRKKWADCWDEVKYCSERCRRRRSEAKDPETGD from the coding sequence ATGGGACGTGCTCGTTCTAAATCGGACTTACCTGCAAAAATGTGTCCGGTATGTCAGCGACCTTTTACTTGGCGCAAGAAATGGGCTGATTGCTGGGATGAAGTCAAATACTGCTCGGAAAGATGCCGTCGTCGTCGTTCTGAAGCTAAAGATCCTGAGACAGGGGACTAG
- a CDS encoding peptidoglycan-binding domain-containing protein, with the protein MDAINELQTILHSQGFLANVTGKFDLETEEAVKEFQRKNHLYVDGVVGALTWACLCYPTIYRGIKILTPKLQESVKELQNILHHEGFLKKEPYGVFDWQTEKAVKHFQRSYGLKDDGIVGAATWAVLLGMRQKKDARVPKNFSFLPLSVLSIWKQLLMLCFIILGIYNSPIAGPDPQFNKALVTGYALTYIVPFMLDCIPFKQASEQKLPLFEYAPYVLTGIFWKPILNFIEQLVN; encoded by the coding sequence GTGGACGCTATTAATGAATTACAAACTATATTACATTCTCAAGGCTTTCTTGCAAATGTTACTGGAAAATTTGACTTAGAAACGGAGGAAGCTGTTAAGGAATTTCAAAGAAAAAATCATTTATATGTTGATGGAGTTGTTGGGGCGTTAACTTGGGCTTGCCTTTGTTATCCAACAATTTATCGTGGTATTAAAATATTGACACCAAAATTACAAGAGTCAGTGAAAGAATTACAGAATATTTTGCACCACGAAGGATTTCTTAAAAAAGAGCCTTATGGTGTTTTCGATTGGCAAACAGAAAAAGCAGTTAAACATTTCCAACGAAGTTACGGGCTGAAAGATGATGGTATAGTTGGGGCTGCAACTTGGGCTGTTTTATTAGGGATGAGGCAAAAAAAGGATGCGCGTGTTCCTAAAAATTTTTCTTTTCTGCCATTATCTGTGTTATCTATTTGGAAACAATTGTTAATGCTTTGTTTCATAATACTAGGCATCTATAACAGCCCTATTGCAGGTCCAGATCCACAATTTAATAAGGCGTTAGTCACTGGGTACGCGCTGACTTATATTGTTCCCTTTATGCTGGATTGTATTCCATTTAAGCAAGCTAGCGAGCAAAAACTACCACTTTTTGAATATGCTCCCTATGTGTTAACTGGTATCTTTTGGAAACCGATTCTCAACTTCATAGAGCAACTAGTTAATTAA
- a CDS encoding GAF domain-containing sensor histidine kinase produces MLPPQKPTATDQNIFSLGRVLQSLREENDVDVLIETTISYLKEQFDYKLVWIALYDRLNHILFGKGGLSPVAESSYLRQRVVLSPGDLLEQVVIEQRSIGVADLKAENRAEQWQGFAAKFNIQGTIILPIRYKDRCLGVVLMGSERWGYMLGGEAKARLTMVLGELGAALYQSEIDLQQKQTKRLDEPLLRLLESVRTLSHLEQKLEVVVQATHEFVSPTRTKIYWFDREKRYFWLRLSDRHSKTQGEQHSSGITVQELNDFYYALSVNQIVSIGEGRSSLKSAFTVKLLQRLNVRSLLAAPIVWQKDLLGFMAVEAREARIWSDVEKNFVVGAAGLLSLAAPTEGMETTIKQVQDDAQLTSQIAKAICKDSDTLEILHLCATRVLERLGVSRFLLLDLDTDQNQYQILYQNQPRNRRNLISSLDALKELDWQLLQHSSEAVGIEDAEEDLKFYNWRSELVENGVHSFLISNCTQGRAPESLLLVTTETPRYWKTQEKELLQAVSQQIGVIVRQWRLHQVTEQQEKILRSFQQCFRILERTQTSIPQPAHQFERAALEQIASVLGCPLALLLSWTPEQDVAEIIPGVIANNQFTVNTDAIVPIQTEPLIYWAFATDGLLAIKADDLPEQTKKWLNGSGIGQVLVMALRTSADYQPTGVVLIADRAERQWSEQSLTALESLICQFAWSRWHLHLTQILQSTTNNLQQLNWYKHRRLEEMQRTLVLLLSQMYDLGVPTTEITHTRHLQLLRQIDAVAGSMTPMLKLEQWQVCVTKETVPIASLLKRSLERVELLLKQQKLWVGVHGLGQPIDSTEKTYSTLYNSSDGSKTQAMTVIGDIVKIELVLYELLINACRRSVGGGRIDIWCRRMDEQLLEVSVTDNGVIEAQLLEELHQDAPKKVLSPSSLSQPPGLHLLICQNLMQLMGGELHFYQLPDGRVVSRLLLPLTG; encoded by the coding sequence ATGTTGCCCCCTCAAAAACCAACAGCAACCGACCAAAATATATTTTCCTTGGGGCGCGTCCTCCAGAGCCTCAGGGAAGAAAACGATGTTGACGTTTTAATCGAAACCACTATTTCTTACCTCAAAGAGCAGTTTGACTATAAATTGGTGTGGATTGCTCTTTACGATCGCCTGAATCACATCTTATTTGGTAAGGGAGGGCTATCACCTGTCGCCGAAAGCAGTTACTTGAGACAGCGAGTTGTACTCAGTCCGGGTGATTTGTTAGAGCAAGTCGTCATTGAGCAACGCTCCATAGGTGTAGCTGACTTAAAAGCTGAAAATCGCGCCGAACAATGGCAAGGATTTGCAGCAAAATTTAACATACAGGGAACGATTATATTACCAATTCGATACAAAGATCGCTGTTTGGGTGTTGTGTTGATGGGTTCGGAACGTTGGGGTTATATGCTTGGTGGTGAAGCAAAAGCTCGGCTGACGATGGTTTTGGGGGAACTGGGTGCAGCACTTTATCAAAGTGAAATAGATTTGCAGCAAAAGCAAACCAAGCGCTTGGACGAGCCGTTGTTGCGACTGTTGGAAAGTGTCAGAACTCTGAGTCACTTGGAGCAAAAACTGGAAGTTGTCGTACAAGCGACTCATGAATTCGTTTCACCAACCCGCACAAAAATTTACTGGTTCGATCGGGAAAAACGGTATTTTTGGCTGCGGTTGAGCGACCGTCATAGCAAGACGCAAGGCGAACAGCACTCCAGTGGAATTACAGTGCAAGAACTGAACGACTTTTATTATGCACTGTCAGTCAATCAAATTGTCTCGATTGGCGAGGGTCGTAGTTCGTTAAAAAGTGCTTTTACAGTCAAGCTGCTGCAACGGTTAAACGTGCGATCGCTATTAGCCGCGCCCATTGTTTGGCAAAAGGACTTGCTGGGTTTTATGGCTGTTGAAGCCAGAGAAGCTCGAATTTGGTCGGATGTCGAAAAAAACTTCGTTGTTGGTGCAGCTGGTTTGCTTTCTCTAGCAGCACCTACCGAAGGTATGGAAACCACTATCAAACAAGTTCAAGACGATGCTCAACTTACCAGTCAAATTGCCAAAGCTATCTGTAAAGATTCTGATACTCTAGAGATTTTACACCTTTGTGCAACAAGAGTCTTGGAAAGGTTGGGAGTATCTCGTTTTTTGCTACTCGATCTAGATACCGACCAAAATCAATACCAAATTTTATACCAAAATCAACCCCGCAATCGCAGAAATCTGATATCATCTCTTGATGCTCTTAAAGAATTGGATTGGCAGTTATTGCAGCATTCATCAGAAGCTGTGGGCATTGAAGATGCTGAGGAAGATTTAAAATTTTATAACTGGCGGTCTGAGTTAGTAGAAAATGGAGTGCATTCTTTTCTGATTAGTAACTGCACTCAAGGTCGTGCGCCAGAATCTCTTTTACTCGTTACTACCGAAACTCCTCGTTATTGGAAAACGCAAGAAAAGGAACTCCTGCAAGCAGTGAGCCAGCAAATTGGTGTTATTGTTCGTCAATGGCGGCTGCATCAAGTGACAGAACAGCAGGAAAAAATATTGCGTAGCTTTCAGCAATGCTTCCGAATTTTGGAGCGCACTCAAACTTCCATCCCTCAACCCGCTCATCAGTTTGAACGAGCAGCACTCGAACAAATAGCTTCTGTTCTTGGCTGTCCTTTAGCATTATTGCTTTCTTGGACACCAGAACAAGACGTTGCAGAAATCATACCGGGTGTTATTGCTAACAATCAATTTACCGTAAATACTGATGCAATCGTTCCCATTCAAACCGAGCCCCTGATCTATTGGGCGTTTGCAACAGACGGTTTATTAGCTATCAAAGCAGACGATTTACCCGAACAAACTAAAAAGTGGCTCAACGGTTCCGGAATCGGTCAGGTTTTGGTAATGGCGTTACGTACCAGTGCAGACTACCAACCTACAGGTGTTGTGTTGATAGCCGATCGGGCAGAACGTCAGTGGTCAGAACAAAGCCTCACTGCTTTAGAATCTTTAATTTGTCAGTTTGCTTGGTCGCGTTGGCATTTGCATCTCACGCAAATTCTCCAATCCACAACTAACAATCTCCAACAATTGAATTGGTACAAGCACCGTCGTTTGGAGGAAATGCAAAGAACACTCGTACTTTTATTGAGTCAAATGTACGATTTAGGTGTTCCTACAACCGAAATCACTCACACTCGTCACCTGCAATTATTGCGTCAAATTGATGCCGTGGCAGGATCGATGACACCCATGCTTAAATTGGAGCAGTGGCAAGTATGTGTTACCAAAGAAACCGTACCAATTGCTAGTTTACTCAAGCGATCGCTCGAGCGAGTGGAACTCTTGCTCAAACAACAAAAGTTGTGGGTCGGAGTCCATGGTTTAGGACAACCAATTGACAGTACGGAAAAAACATATTCTACTTTGTATAACTCTTCTGACGGGTCAAAAACCCAAGCCATGACAGTAATTGGCGACATAGTAAAAATTGAACTAGTTCTCTATGAGTTGTTAATCAATGCTTGTCGCCGTTCGGTGGGTGGCGGAAGAATTGACATTTGGTGTCGCCGTATGGACGAGCAGTTGCTAGAGGTATCAGTGACAGATAATGGTGTTATTGAAGCTCAACTTTTAGAAGAATTGCATCAAGATGCACCTAAGAAAGTTCTATCTCCTTCCAGCCTCAGTCAACCACCAGGTTTGCATTTGTTAATCTGTCAAAACCTCATGCAACTTATGGGAGGCGAACTGCATTTTTATCAGTTACCAGATGGTCGGGTTGTCAGTCGATTGTTATTACCTTTGACTGGTTAA
- a CDS encoding isoaspartyl peptidase/L-asparaginase produces MDIQVQPKLIIHGGAGASLKGKGGLEAVRRSLHKIVEEVYALLLSGESAKEAVVRGCQLLEDEPRFNAGTGSVLQSDGQIRMSASLMDGACQSFSGVINVSRVKNPIDLALALQSSPDRVLSDYGAAELARELQIPSYNGLTELRLQEWIQERQDNFKRAMAGVIAEEELLETSSARRGTIGVVVLDTQGKLAVGTSTGGKGFERIGRVSDSAMPAGNYATKFAAVSCTGIGEDIMDECLAPRIVVRVTDGMPLLEAMQRSFTEARENHRDFGAIAIDASGSIGWGKTSPTLLAAFHNGEQIGDTLEIPGGTEVGVV; encoded by the coding sequence ATGGATATACAGGTGCAACCTAAATTAATTATTCATGGAGGGGCTGGCGCTTCTCTTAAAGGGAAAGGAGGATTAGAAGCAGTTCGTCGATCGCTCCATAAAATAGTGGAAGAAGTTTATGCTCTCCTTTTGTCTGGAGAAAGTGCTAAAGAAGCTGTGGTAAGAGGCTGTCAACTATTGGAGGACGAACCCCGCTTTAATGCCGGAACTGGTTCGGTTTTGCAATCAGACGGTCAAATTCGTATGAGTGCTTCTCTAATGGATGGGGCTTGCCAGAGTTTTAGTGGAGTGATTAACGTATCGCGGGTCAAAAATCCTATTGATTTAGCTCTTGCTCTCCAAAGCTCTCCCGATCGCGTATTGTCCGATTACGGTGCTGCTGAATTAGCACGAGAATTACAAATTCCAAGTTATAACGGCTTAACTGAATTGCGTTTACAAGAATGGATACAGGAACGTCAAGATAACTTTAAAAGGGCAATGGCTGGGGTCATTGCTGAAGAAGAATTGCTAGAAACAAGCAGTGCCCGACGCGGTACTATCGGTGTAGTCGTTTTGGATACTCAAGGCAAACTCGCAGTAGGTACTTCCACTGGTGGAAAAGGATTTGAGCGTATCGGTCGCGTTAGCGATTCCGCAATGCCTGCAGGTAATTATGCCACCAAATTTGCTGCTGTCAGCTGTACGGGTATCGGTGAAGACATTATGGATGAGTGCTTGGCTCCACGGATTGTAGTACGCGTCACTGATGGAATGCCGCTTTTGGAAGCGATGCAGCGATCCTTTACAGAAGCACGGGAAAACCACCGGGATTTTGGCGCGATCGCTATTGATGCAAGTGGGTCAATAGGTTGGGGTAAAACTAGCCCTACTCTTCTTGCTGCATTTCACAACGGCGAGCAAATTGGTGACACTTTGGAAATACCCGGTGGTACAGAAGTAGGTGTTGTTTAA